A genomic segment from Moorena sp. SIOASIH encodes:
- a CDS encoding ParA family protein, translating into MGLVISTVNMKGGVGKTTLTVNLATCLAKNHNKRVLVVDLDTQISGTLSLMQPQAFAKARKGRRTLSRLIDKVIKPSYRSRLTIEDIIQTDNCNIKGLDLLPGDIELYDEYVVSDLLHKQSVQEGDVEFSKVWSRFESLLIKGILEPIIPNYDFIILDCAPGYNLLTRSGIVASDFYLLPARPEPLSIVGIQLLERRIARLKESHQQDSPLNLQLLGIIFILSGGGLMGRYYKQVMRRVDNDFDSNEIFQIRIPMDVNVAKAVDSFSPVVIAHPNSSGSKAFFKLTEEFLLKLEAIKTME; encoded by the coding sequence ATGGGATTAGTCATTAGTACAGTCAATATGAAAGGTGGTGTGGGCAAAACCACCCTCACCGTCAACTTGGCGACTTGCTTAGCCAAAAATCATAATAAGCGGGTTTTGGTGGTCGATTTAGATACCCAAATTAGTGGAACCTTGAGCTTAATGCAGCCCCAAGCATTTGCTAAAGCTAGAAAAGGAAGGCGGACATTAAGTCGGTTAATTGACAAAGTCATTAAACCTAGCTATCGCAGTCGCTTAACAATTGAGGATATTATTCAAACTGATAATTGTAATATCAAAGGATTGGATTTATTGCCAGGAGATATTGAGCTTTATGATGAATATGTAGTGTCTGATCTACTCCATAAGCAATCTGTTCAAGAAGGGGACGTAGAATTTAGTAAGGTTTGGAGCCGCTTTGAAAGTCTATTAATCAAAGGGATATTAGAGCCGATTATCCCTAACTATGACTTTATTATTTTAGATTGCGCTCCTGGCTACAATCTTTTGACTCGCAGTGGCATTGTGGCTAGTGATTTCTATCTGCTACCAGCCAGACCAGAACCTTTATCTATTGTAGGGATTCAACTCCTAGAAAGACGGATTGCCAGACTCAAAGAAAGTCATCAGCAGGATAGTCCTCTTAACTTGCAGCTGTTGGGGATTATCTTTATTTTGTCAGGCGGAGGACTAATGGGTAGGTACTATAAGCAAGTGATGAGGCGAGTTGATAACGATTTCGATAGCAACGAAATTTTTCAAATTCGCATTCCCATGGATGTTAATGTTGCTAAAGCTGTGGATAGTTTTAGTCCTGTAGTTATCGCTCATCCTAATTCTTCTGGCTCTAAAGCATTCTTCAAGTTGACAGAAGAATTTTTACTTAAGCTTGAGGCGATTAAGACTATGGAATAG
- a CDS encoding vanadium-dependent haloperoxidase: MKNLFSAHHQGLKKRQHLSSLLTIGVTTAGLSFGLPAQAIDLTLDNSANLWVDQALRAVENNPQLGPTGASRAYGILGTAMYDAWSAYEGTPISTTLEDTLQRPDIENTLENKSLAISYAAHSVLSDLFPSEVASFDALLTDVRSLAGDSASIPTATEVGKTVANSLLQFRRQDGSNQLGDDPRGTLGVPYSDTTGYQPVNSPDNVVDITRWTPERVPIDSPDARLQRFLTPQWGNVTPFALNSGSEFRPPAPEPFLLVEGTLNREERTVTLEDGTEVSLVKEDGEVNTDVVNPGFIEQAERIVEVSANLTDEQKLVAEFWEDPSGTPFPPGTWLGFGSFISERDNQTLDEDIQLYFGLGNAVLDAGIATWEAKVFYDYTRPVRAIRELGELGLIGEFDEQLGGFAIESYGGPELQTIRQLASDFITYQTPGADPSPPFAEFTSGHSAFSASAAEIFKLFTGSDFFGNSVTFAPGASRFEPGLTPTDEVTLFWETFSDASDEAGISRIYGGIHFDDGDLLGRQLGRDVGGKVYDRTLFFINGGVKVPEPTSVLGMLVFGAFGAASMLKGKRGNQSNHQSH, translated from the coding sequence ATGAAAAATTTATTTTCAGCTCACCATCAAGGGCTGAAAAAACGACAGCATCTCTCCTCACTCCTAACCATTGGAGTAACAACCGCAGGTCTATCCTTTGGTTTGCCAGCACAAGCCATAGACCTGACACTAGACAACAGCGCTAATCTGTGGGTGGATCAAGCCTTGAGGGCAGTAGAAAATAACCCGCAATTGGGTCCGACAGGAGCCTCCCGGGCTTATGGCATCTTGGGTACTGCCATGTACGATGCCTGGTCGGCTTATGAAGGAACCCCGATTAGCACCACTCTTGAGGATACTCTGCAACGTCCTGATATTGAGAACACCCTGGAAAATAAGTCCCTAGCGATTAGCTATGCGGCTCATAGCGTCCTCTCGGACCTTTTCCCTTCTGAAGTTGCTTCCTTCGATGCCCTCCTGACTGATGTGCGATCGCTTGCTGGCGACTCTGCTTCTATCCCTACTGCTACTGAAGTTGGTAAGACAGTAGCCAACAGCTTATTGCAGTTCCGACGTCAGGATGGTTCCAACCAGTTAGGGGATGACCCCAGGGGTACACTTGGTGTTCCTTACTCCGACACCACTGGCTATCAGCCCGTCAACAGTCCCGATAACGTGGTCGATATTACTCGCTGGACACCAGAGCGGGTACCAATTGACAGCCCGGATGCCAGGTTGCAACGGTTTTTGACTCCCCAGTGGGGCAATGTTACTCCCTTTGCCTTGAACTCTGGGTCTGAATTTCGACCACCAGCACCAGAACCTTTTCTGCTGGTAGAGGGTACTCTGAATCGGGAGGAGCGTACCGTCACCCTTGAAGATGGTACAGAGGTTAGTCTGGTTAAGGAAGACGGCGAGGTTAATACTGACGTTGTTAACCCTGGGTTTATCGAGCAAGCTGAGCGTATCGTTGAGGTCAGCGCTAATCTCACCGATGAGCAAAAACTAGTGGCTGAGTTTTGGGAAGACCCCTCTGGCACCCCCTTCCCTCCTGGAACTTGGCTCGGTTTTGGTTCATTCATCTCTGAACGGGATAACCAAACCCTAGATGAAGATATCCAACTTTACTTTGGTCTGGGGAATGCAGTTTTGGATGCCGGGATTGCTACTTGGGAAGCAAAAGTCTTCTACGACTATACTCGTCCCGTCCGAGCGATTCGCGAACTCGGTGAGCTGGGCTTAATCGGTGAATTCGATGAGCAGCTGGGAGGCTTTGCGATCGAATCTTATGGTGGACCAGAACTACAAACGATCAGGCAATTAGCCAGTGATTTCATTACCTACCAAACTCCTGGTGCCGATCCATCCCCTCCCTTTGCGGAATTCACCTCAGGACATAGTGCGTTCAGTGCTTCTGCGGCTGAGATTTTCAAGCTATTTACTGGTAGTGATTTCTTCGGCAATTCAGTAACCTTTGCCCCTGGTGCCTCTCGTTTTGAACCTGGTTTGACTCCCACCGATGAAGTCACCCTATTTTGGGAGACATTTTCCGATGCTTCTGATGAAGCTGGTATTTCTCGCATCTACGGTGGCATTCACTTCGATGATGGAGATCTACTCGGCAGACAGTTAGGCCGAGACGTTGGTGGCAAGGTGTATGACCGGACATTATTCTTCATCAATGGTGGTGTTAAAGTTCCCGAGCCTACATCTGTATTGGGTATGTTAGTATTTGGTGCCTTTGGTGCTGCTTCCATGCTCAAAGGAAAACGGGGAAATCAATCTAACCATCAATCTCACTAA
- a CDS encoding FHA domain-containing protein, whose product MLTTTIINYQTNQLQEKTLKPETGIQGEYLIGRHPSCDLVLDSPVVSRVHGRIVCQGGQCFFTDLGSTDGSRINNEEVDVNQNWLLKEDDIIRIGEFVLLVKDLQLYGSNQEPNLVVDGNSAGIKQWTKGEITVRCVQVIDETDDVKTFRFVAEPPILFSYKPGQFVTLDLEIDGKPVKRSYSISSAPSRPHTLEITVKRVPAPPDAPDVPAGLVSNWLHDNIKVGSEVRLNGPMGKFTCADHRADKLLFISAGSGITPMMSMSKWLCDTGADVDVVFVHSARSPQDIIFRQKLELMAAWHPNFKLAITTTRPELDQGWSGYTGRLNEAMLAEMAPDFRDRIVYVCGPNPFMAGVKGMLAGLDFPMENYHEESFGGKKPSKQNKKKAAATNPEPVKGEDRPRLHLVESPSTSNEPTVVFAESGKEVSCDAEDVILDVAEQEGVPLPSGCRMGACGACKRKLIEGKVEYDEQPDALEEEERQQGMILTCVARPVGRVVVSA is encoded by the coding sequence ATGCTGACGACTACAATCATCAACTACCAAACCAACCAGTTACAGGAAAAAACCCTGAAACCCGAAACTGGAATTCAAGGTGAGTATCTGATTGGCCGCCATCCGAGTTGTGACCTAGTCTTGGATAGTCCTGTCGTGAGTCGTGTACACGGCAGAATTGTATGCCAAGGGGGACAGTGTTTCTTTACTGACCTCGGTAGCACCGATGGCTCTCGGATCAATAATGAGGAGGTAGATGTTAACCAAAACTGGCTCCTGAAGGAAGATGACATCATCCGTATCGGTGAATTTGTGTTGTTGGTCAAAGACCTACAGCTCTATGGCTCTAACCAGGAACCGAACCTAGTTGTAGATGGTAATAGCGCTGGTATAAAGCAGTGGACTAAGGGTGAGATTACTGTCCGCTGTGTACAGGTGATTGATGAGACCGATGATGTGAAAACATTTCGATTCGTTGCCGAACCACCAATACTGTTCAGCTATAAGCCAGGTCAGTTTGTCACTCTGGATTTGGAGATTGATGGCAAACCAGTGAAGCGTTCCTACTCCATATCTTCGGCCCCCTCACGTCCTCATACCTTGGAAATTACTGTCAAGAGAGTTCCAGCACCACCAGACGCTCCTGATGTGCCAGCGGGTTTGGTGTCTAACTGGTTGCACGACAACATCAAAGTTGGGTCCGAGGTGAGATTAAATGGCCCAATGGGGAAATTTACCTGTGCTGACCATAGGGCTGATAAACTGCTGTTCATCTCAGCAGGTAGTGGCATTACCCCGATGATGTCCATGTCCAAATGGCTTTGTGATACCGGTGCTGATGTCGATGTTGTATTTGTCCACAGTGCTCGTAGCCCACAAGACATCATCTTCCGTCAGAAATTAGAGTTGATGGCGGCTTGGCACCCTAATTTTAAGCTGGCGATTACCACGACTCGCCCAGAACTCGATCAAGGTTGGTCGGGTTATACCGGAAGACTCAATGAAGCCATGCTGGCAGAGATGGCTCCAGATTTTCGCGATCGCATTGTTTATGTCTGTGGTCCGAATCCCTTTATGGCAGGGGTGAAAGGGATGCTAGCCGGTCTAGACTTCCCGATGGAAAACTACCATGAAGAGAGCTTTGGCGGCAAAAAGCCCTCAAAACAGAATAAAAAGAAAGCAGCAGCAACAAATCCTGAACCAGTCAAAGGGGAAGATCGTCCTAGACTACACCTAGTAGAATCACCATCAACCTCTAATGAACCCACTGTGGTTTTTGCTGAGTCTGGAAAAGAGGTCAGCTGTGATGCGGAGGATGTCATCCTAGATGTGGCCGAACAAGAAGGAGTGCCATTACCAAGCGGTTGCCGGATGGGAGCCTGTGGTGCTTGTAAGCGAAAGCTTATAGAAGGGAAGGTAGAGTATGATGAACAGCCTGACGCTCTCGAAGAGGAGGAACGGCAGCAAGGGATGATTTTAACTTGTGTGGCTCGTCCTGTAGGACGAGTAGTGGTTAGCGCGTGA
- the iscB gene encoding RNA-guided endonuclease IscB, translating into MSNYVFVLDTNLKPLNPCTPTIASKLLDAGKAAVFRRYPFSIILKKEANSTPKTYRLKLDPGSKTTGIAILQDNKVIWGAELEHRGQQIKHGLESRRSLRRGRRVRKTRYRKPRFNNRKHPDSWLSPSLEHRVLTTMTWVNRLIKLCPISSIAQELVKFDTHKLQNPELQEREYQQGTLYQYEVREYLLEKWHHTCAYCATKDVPLEVEHIVPRSKGGSNRISNLAIACVPCNQAKSNHDIKDFLRGQPDLLKRLLAQAKSPLKDAAAVNSTRWKLFNALKGTGLSVTTATGGQTKFNRTQQGLPKSHWLDAACVGDIPKLEVKVSQPLLIKCAGHGKRQVMQVDKYGFQKRNKKGELVRKSTKVKNVLGFETGDLVKAVVTKGKKVGTYLGKVAIRKTGSFNIKTREGTIEGISWKYCQKIHRKDGYVYGLAHTDGE; encoded by the coding sequence ATGTCTAATTATGTATTTGTTCTAGATACGAATTTGAAACCGCTTAATCCCTGTACTCCAACCATAGCTAGTAAGCTGTTGGACGCAGGAAAAGCGGCAGTGTTTAGGCGTTATCCATTTAGCATCATTCTCAAGAAAGAGGCTAATTCTACTCCCAAGACTTATCGGCTTAAGCTAGATCCTGGAAGTAAAACGACAGGTATAGCAATCTTGCAAGACAACAAAGTTATTTGGGGAGCTGAATTAGAACATCGAGGTCAGCAAATCAAACATGGCTTAGAGTCCAGGAGGAGTTTAAGGCGAGGGCGCAGAGTCAGAAAAACTCGTTATCGTAAACCAAGGTTCAATAATCGCAAGCACCCTGATAGCTGGCTATCGCCAAGTTTAGAACATCGAGTTTTAACTACTATGACTTGGGTTAATCGCTTAATTAAGCTTTGTCCAATTAGTTCCATAGCCCAAGAGTTGGTTAAATTTGACACTCACAAATTGCAAAATCCTGAACTTCAGGAACGTGAATACCAGCAAGGGACTTTATACCAGTACGAAGTACGAGAATACTTGCTAGAAAAATGGCATCATACCTGCGCTTATTGCGCAACGAAGGACGTGCCTCTAGAGGTAGAGCATATTGTCCCTCGCAGCAAAGGGGGCAGCAACCGAATTTCCAACCTTGCTATTGCTTGTGTTCCTTGTAATCAAGCCAAGTCAAACCACGACATCAAGGACTTTCTTAGGGGCCAACCTGATCTACTCAAACGATTACTAGCTCAAGCTAAGTCACCACTCAAAGATGCAGCAGCAGTTAATTCTACTCGCTGGAAACTTTTTAATGCTCTCAAGGGAACTGGTTTGTCAGTGACAACAGCAACAGGCGGACAAACTAAGTTTAATCGTACTCAACAAGGATTGCCAAAGAGCCACTGGCTTGATGCAGCTTGTGTTGGGGATATCCCAAAACTGGAGGTCAAAGTCAGTCAGCCACTACTAATCAAGTGTGCTGGACATGGCAAAAGGCAGGTGATGCAAGTTGACAAGTATGGCTTTCAAAAACGGAACAAAAAAGGAGAGTTAGTTAGAAAGTCTACCAAGGTCAAAAATGTCTTAGGTTTTGAAACTGGCGATCTGGTCAAAGCTGTTGTAACCAAAGGCAAGAAGGTTGGCACCTATTTGGGAAAGGTGGCAATTAGAAAAACTGGTTCGTTCAATATCAAAACTAGAGAAGGAACAATTGAAGGAATTAGCTGGAAATACTGTCAAAAAATTCATAGGAAAGATGGCTATGTTTATGGATTAGCTCATACTGACGGCGAATAA
- a CDS encoding 4Fe-4S binding protein: MLSKVPEQSWHRVRWVLAISWLILIVSLFYDPISHNLTDPDNLLSLFRDPILTRDPCVQVQGVCLDEKPYALGARMFWGMIVPSAIMIVLVFGHETWRRICPLYFLSQIPRALGLQPQGDISKNPWLVRNHLYVQFAIFFIGLNCRILFVNSDRLVLGLFLSLTILSAMMMVFLYGGRSWCHYVCPFGMVQMVFTGPRGLLGTEAHNAPPKTITQSMCRTVDKTTGQEKSACISCKSPCMDIDSEKAYWQQLTKPGRKLVQYGYLGMVIGYFVYYWLYAGNFDYYLSGAWTHEENQLGALFKPGFYIMNHPIAIPKLVATPLTFVVFVALSCLICTKLEKTYKAALWRKNQSITHEQVLHRVFSICTFIAFNFFFIYGGRPEINRFPVLVQFLFQSVVILVSSLWLYQTWGRSSHQYTQESLADKLRRQLKKLPLDFSEFLEGRSVDDLKPEELHILAKTLPGANQQYRLGVYKGVLREAIQAGHVNSASSLEVLQQIRDELGINDQQHYQVLEELGKEQENLPILYPHYGRDPYKVLSTIKERQKTSTSNQRTILRESRKQNRSDKRTKLLKDHKDQNQPGDQE, from the coding sequence ATGCTGTCAAAGGTACCAGAACAAAGTTGGCACCGAGTCCGTTGGGTGCTAGCGATTAGTTGGCTAATATTAATTGTCTCGTTGTTTTATGACCCGATCTCACACAATTTAACTGATCCTGATAATCTATTAAGCCTATTTCGGGATCCCATACTCACCCGAGACCCATGTGTTCAAGTCCAGGGAGTATGCCTAGATGAAAAACCCTATGCCCTGGGAGCGCGAATGTTCTGGGGCATGATCGTGCCTAGCGCCATCATGATTGTTTTGGTGTTCGGTCATGAGACTTGGCGACGCATTTGCCCACTTTACTTTCTGTCCCAAATTCCCAGAGCTTTGGGGTTACAGCCACAGGGGGATATCAGCAAAAATCCCTGGCTGGTTCGTAACCATTTATATGTGCAGTTTGCCATTTTCTTTATCGGGTTGAACTGCCGGATTCTATTTGTTAACTCTGACCGCTTGGTTCTGGGTTTGTTTCTGAGCCTGACTATCTTATCCGCCATGATGATGGTATTCCTCTATGGTGGCAGAAGTTGGTGTCATTATGTCTGTCCATTTGGCATGGTTCAGATGGTATTTACTGGACCACGGGGATTGCTTGGCACTGAAGCTCACAACGCACCGCCAAAAACCATTACCCAGTCCATGTGCCGCACCGTAGACAAGACCACAGGTCAAGAAAAAAGTGCCTGTATCAGTTGTAAGTCCCCTTGTATGGATATCGATTCCGAAAAAGCCTACTGGCAACAACTGACTAAGCCTGGTCGGAAATTAGTCCAATACGGTTATTTAGGCATGGTGATTGGCTATTTCGTCTACTACTGGTTGTATGCAGGAAACTTCGATTATTACCTGTCTGGGGCTTGGACCCATGAAGAGAATCAGTTAGGTGCGCTTTTCAAGCCAGGGTTTTACATCATGAATCACCCGATTGCGATTCCTAAACTGGTGGCAACTCCTCTTACCTTCGTTGTCTTCGTGGCCCTCAGTTGTCTAATTTGTACCAAGCTAGAGAAGACATACAAAGCTGCTCTGTGGCGAAAAAACCAATCTATCACTCACGAGCAGGTATTGCACCGAGTCTTTTCCATTTGTACCTTTATTGCCTTTAACTTCTTCTTCATCTACGGGGGTCGTCCCGAAATTAATCGGTTCCCTGTCCTAGTGCAATTCCTGTTTCAGAGTGTAGTGATTCTGGTGAGCAGCTTATGGCTTTATCAAACTTGGGGTCGTAGTTCCCACCAATATACCCAGGAGAGTTTGGCAGACAAGTTGCGCCGTCAACTAAAGAAGCTACCCCTGGACTTCTCGGAATTTCTGGAAGGTCGTTCCGTCGATGATCTCAAACCTGAGGAATTACACATCCTGGCTAAAACCCTACCGGGTGCTAACCAACAATACCGCTTGGGGGTATACAAAGGGGTGCTAAGAGAAGCGATCCAAGCTGGACATGTGAATTCCGCTAGTAGTCTCGAGGTTCTCCAGCAGATCCGGGATGAACTGGGTATCAACGATCAGCAACATTATCAGGTTTTAGAAGAACTTGGTAAGGAGCAAGAAAACTTACCAATCTTGTATCCCCACTATGGACGGGACCCTTATAAAGTACTGAGCACCATCAAAGAGCGCCAGAAGACTAGTACTTCTAACCAACGCACTATACTTAGGGAATCCCGCAAGCAGAATCGTTCTGATAAGCGCACCAAGCTGCTAAAAGACCACAAAGATCAAAATCAACCAGGTGATCAGGAATAG
- the petJ gene encoding cytochrome c6 PetJ gives MKKLLSILLTATVWFTFALERPALAGDAPQGAQVFSQNCAACHIGGNNVIMANKTLKKPVLKRYKMYDLEKIKTQVTNGKNAMPSFQKKLTEEEIENVATYVLLQADNDWQLGKNIPNRKSPESKSPELGVEASEKPVNQDKTDTLKPKKRSFWRSFWRSFFRLP, from the coding sequence TTGAAGAAGCTGCTATCAATCCTGTTGACTGCTACGGTATGGTTTACATTTGCTCTAGAACGTCCAGCCCTAGCTGGTGATGCCCCTCAGGGAGCTCAGGTTTTTAGTCAAAATTGTGCTGCTTGTCATATCGGTGGCAATAACGTGATTATGGCCAATAAAACCTTGAAGAAACCTGTCCTGAAACGATATAAGATGTATGACCTGGAAAAAATTAAAACCCAGGTAACTAATGGCAAAAACGCTATGCCCTCCTTCCAGAAAAAGCTGACTGAGGAGGAGATTGAAAATGTGGCTACCTATGTTTTATTGCAGGCGGACAATGACTGGCAGTTGGGCAAAAACATTCCTAATCGAAAATCCCCAGAGTCAAAATCTCCAGAATTAGGTGTAGAGGCTTCTGAGAAGCCAGTTAATCAGGACAAGACCGATACCCTTAAACCCAAAAAGCGCTCATTCTGGCGCTCATTCTGGCGCTCATTCTTTAGATTACCCTAG
- a CDS encoding BlaI/MecI/CopY family transcriptional regulator, producing the protein MSPLPHHRPKQLSLGPLEREILEIIWVLGCATVKDVHEQILADPDRELAYASVTTVLRRLTQKGWLSCDKRQRTFLWRPLVSRQEAQVLAAHDQLNRFLAVGNPDVVAAFADSLDAASVDQISAIAQRLQAARQRRKEGK; encoded by the coding sequence ATGAGTCCTCTGCCCCATCATCGCCCTAAACAACTCTCCCTAGGTCCATTGGAACGAGAAATCTTGGAGATCATCTGGGTATTAGGTTGCGCTACTGTTAAAGATGTCCATGAACAGATTTTGGCTGACCCCGATCGGGAATTAGCGTATGCTTCAGTGACCACAGTGCTACGCCGCTTGACCCAGAAAGGTTGGCTGAGTTGTGATAAACGACAGCGTACCTTTTTATGGAGACCCTTAGTGTCTCGCCAAGAAGCCCAGGTACTAGCAGCCCATGACCAGCTCAATCGCTTTTTAGCCGTAGGCAATCCAGATGTAGTTGCTGCCTTTGCCGATAGCTTAGATGCAGCCAGTGTTGACCAAATTTCTGCGATCGCACAACGACTGCAAGCAGCTCGTCAAAGGCGGAAGGAGGGAAAATAA
- a CDS encoding M56 family metallopeptidase produces the protein MHVVMIIAALGLACWHRHTSYQLPGSWPRRWQQVLVQFLAPPLLLLTTALAVLSMGPKGQMIGLRTDWLSYCLALGFLGWAVVLWLKLARLGWQSLQQVRSLPQICLINGQWQNGQWERVENCPGLTPTPESLATQPQLARLLDTPIPFIAQIGFWQPELVVSQALLETLSSEHLEAVITHEQAHHHYRDTFWFFWLGWIHRITAWLPNTESLWQELLSLREIRADHWAAKRVDALLLAESLLTMVSSPMITTENCCAPFSRPVAPSRFQERIDALLTEPESATGTSSWHYSWNWSWLLYVLLPLLVVPFHQ, from the coding sequence ATGCATGTGGTGATGATTATAGCAGCATTAGGGCTGGCTTGCTGGCACAGGCACACAAGCTACCAACTCCCTGGGAGTTGGCCCAGGCGCTGGCAACAGGTACTAGTGCAATTTCTTGCTCCACCCCTACTCCTCCTAACCACTGCTTTAGCTGTCCTATCCATGGGGCCAAAGGGACAAATGATCGGGTTACGTACCGACTGGCTCAGCTACTGTCTAGCGCTAGGATTTCTGGGTTGGGCAGTAGTGTTGTGGCTAAAGTTAGCAAGGCTTGGTTGGCAGTCTTTGCAACAAGTTCGTTCCTTACCCCAAATTTGCTTAATAAATGGGCAATGGCAAAATGGGCAATGGGAAAGGGTTGAAAACTGTCCTGGCTTAACTCCAACCCCTGAATCCCTAGCTACTCAGCCTCAATTGGCTCGTCTTTTAGACACTCCCATACCCTTTATTGCTCAGATTGGCTTTTGGCAACCGGAACTTGTGGTCAGTCAGGCACTCTTAGAAACTCTTTCATCGGAACATCTAGAGGCTGTTATCACCCATGAGCAAGCTCACCACCATTACCGAGATACCTTCTGGTTTTTCTGGCTAGGGTGGATTCATCGAATCACCGCTTGGTTACCAAATACAGAGTCATTGTGGCAAGAACTATTGAGCCTAAGGGAAATCCGTGCTGACCATTGGGCCGCTAAACGGGTCGATGCCCTATTGTTGGCAGAATCACTGTTGACTATGGTTAGTAGTCCGATGATCACTACGGAAAATTGCTGTGCTCCCTTTAGTAGACCTGTGGCTCCCAGTCGCTTCCAAGAGAGAATCGATGCACTCTTGACAGAGCCAGAGTCTGCGACTGGTACTAGCTCCTGGCATTACTCCTGGAATTGGAGTTGGTTGCTATACGTATTGTTACCCCTATTGGTGGTACCGTTTCATCAATAA